Within the Myxococcota bacterium genome, the region ACGATGCCGCGCGGATAGAAGAGCGGACGGAAGCGCTCGACCACGGCGCTCACCGCGCGTCTCCCTCGAGCTCGACCAGCGCGTCGATCACGACCGGCTGGCTGCCCGCGACGATCAGCGGGTTGATGTCGACCGAGCGCACGTCGGCGCGCTCGGCGCCCAGCCTGCCGAGTGACTCGAGCACGCTCGCGAGCGCGGCCCGGTCGACCGCGGGCTCGCCGCGGAACGAGCCCAGCACGTTCTTGTACTGCAGCGCGTCGATCAGGTCTTCCGCGTCGCCGCGCGCGAGCGGCGCGACCGCGAACGCCACGTCGCCCACGGCCTCGGCGAAGATCCCGCCCAGCCCGAGCATCACGCACGGGCCGAACTGCGGGTCGCGCACGAGGCCCGCGATCACCTCGCGCCGGCCACTCACCATGCGGCATACCAGCACCCGCGCGTCGCCGTCGTCGGCGCGCCGCGCGGCGAAGAGCGCCTCGGCAGCAGCGCGCACCCCGGCCGCATCGCCGAGCCCGAGCTTCACCAGACCGCGCTCTGTCTTGTGCGCGATCTTGCGGCCGCAGAGCTTCAGCGCGACCGGGAACCCCAGCTCCTGCGCCGCGCGCACCGCCGCGTCGGCAGAGTCGACGAGCCGCTCGTCCGGCACCGCAATCCCCGCCGCGCGCAGGAGCTCCTTCGACTCGTGCTCGGAGAGTGTGAACGACATGGTCGCGCAGTATTCCATATGGCCACCCTTCGTGGGCGTCGGACCTACTGAATCCGCGTCGTCGTCTCCGCCACGCGCGAGGCCAGGATGCGCGCCAGGTTCCGGTAGAGCACGGCCGAGATCTTGGGCGCGCGCCGTTCGAGCTGCGCGAGACCGCGCTCGCTGAGTCGCAGGAGCCGCGCGCGCTCCAGCACCTCGATCTCGGCGCTGTGCTTGCGCGTGTAGTAGCTGACCTCGCCCACGAGGTCGCCGCGCGCGAAGCGGTTCAGCACCTCGCGGCCGTGTGGAGTCTCGATCGAGGCCTGGAGCACGCCGTCGATCACCAGGAACATCTCGCGGCCCTCGTCGCCCGAGCGCAGCAGCGGCTGGCCCGCGGGCACGCGCCGCTGCGTGCCGTGCTGGCCCACGATGCGGCACTGCGCGGCGGTGAGGTCGCGCAGCAGGGGGATCGAGCGCTGCGGGGTCGCGCCGAGATCGAGCGACAGCGTGTCCCACAGCGTCACGAAGTGCAGGTCGGCGCACAGCGCGGGCGCCAGCACGAACGCGCACAGCCAGGCCACGCCGAGCGAGAGCGCAGCAGTGACTCCCAGCCAGCGCAGCTCGCCGATCGGGCCGGTGGCGAGCACCAGGAAGCCGAGCATCAGCGCGTGCGTCGCGAACGTGACCGGCCGGCCGGCGCCCACGAGCGCGCGCGCGGCCGCGGCCTCCT harbors:
- a CDS encoding acetate--CoA ligase family protein yields the protein MSFTLSEHESKELLRAAGIAVPDERLVDSADAAVRAAQELGFPVALKLCGRKIAHKTERGLVKLGLGDAAGVRAAAEALFAARRADDGDARVLVCRMVSGRREVIAGLVRDPQFGPCVMLGLGGIFAEAVGDVAFAVAPLARGDAEDLIDALQYKNVLGSFRGEPAVDRAALASVLESLGRLGAERADVRSVDINPLIVAGSQPVVIDALVELEGDAR